The proteins below come from a single Parcubacteria group bacterium genomic window:
- a CDS encoding response regulator, producing MANDKERKILIVDDEEDMREILSDKFGTSGFSVALAKDGAEGLEKALEIHPLVILLDIAMPNMDGLEMLEKLRHDAWGNNVPVILLTNISDMHKIEEAKKLGIQEYMLKAEWKMAQIIERVKEIVSD from the coding sequence ATGGCAAACGACAAAGAAAGAAAAATTCTCATCGTTGATGACGAAGAGGATATGCGAGAAATTTTGAGCGATAAGTTCGGCACTTCCGGGTTTTCCGTCGCACTCGCCAAAGATGGCGCAGAAGGATTAGAGAAGGCATTAGAAATTCACCCATTGGTGATTCTTCTGGATATCGCCATGCCTAACATGGACGGCCTTGAGATGCTGGAAAAATTAAGGCATGATGCGTGGGGGAATAATGTTCCTGTGATTTTACTGACCAATATCAGCGATATGCATAAAATTGAAGAGGCGAAAAAATTGGGTATCCAAGAATATATGCTCAAAGCAGAGTGGAAAATGGCGCAAATTATTGAGCGGGTGAAGGAAATTGTCAGTGATTAA
- a CDS encoding divergent PAP2 family protein, whose translation MPNISSYYVVLLPIAIGFTVWVIKFLVFYIRHDFNWSHAVKHGTTYGHMPSAHTGFITSLVTSVGYYEGMDSGAFAVAVALAIIVVDDALRLRIYMGDQGRRLNFIIEQLKISKKEFPRLKERVGHRKSEVIVGAILGVLLTYLLATFLK comes from the coding sequence ATGCCAAATATTTCCAGCTACTATGTAGTACTACTCCCTATTGCCATCGGATTCACCGTTTGGGTGATCAAGTTTCTGGTTTTTTATATCCGGCACGATTTCAATTGGAGTCACGCCGTCAAACACGGAACCACCTATGGCCATATGCCCTCCGCCCACACTGGATTTATCACCTCACTCGTCACTTCTGTCGGATATTATGAAGGGATGGATTCCGGTGCTTTTGCCGTTGCTGTCGCGCTCGCTATCATCGTCGTTGATGACGCCTTGCGCCTAAGGATCTATATGGGCGACCAAGGTCGCCGGCTTAACTTCATCATTGAACAGCTAAAGATCAGCAAAAAAGAATTCCCTCGCCTCAAAGAACGGGTCGGACACCGAAAAAGCGAAGTGATTGTCGGCGCGATTTTGGGAGTTCTCTTAACTTATCTATTGGCTACTTTCTTGAAATAG
- a CDS encoding FtsX-like permease family protein, with product MSIISKIKNSLLDRAYRLFGKEREDIGVNMQFSVITLISWRNIAANKIRSFLTIGGVGIGIGIITFLISLGFGIQEMVIREITKNNPSNVVEVSNGSLENLITLNDETMEKIRATEGVTRVERAVNIGVKFYSNDTKIDSVLYGYTRGYMEMANVRIKEGSTNFSDTEEKVFVTPKLAQLMGYDNPADIIGKTVQYEVIISEDIINKDIAKKQEKEDIEIAGLINDDSNKNTSLYAVTMYDHLKEDFGLTGGQAGKVEVNIQADLNSIRSRIEQMGFSTESISDTVTDVNSFFNVIKIVMVVFGTIIMSISAMGMLNTLSVSLLQRTREVGILKALGAKRADVFKMFIFEAAIISFSGGILGFSMGYGAAKGANAIFNYFAKQRGEDVVNFISVPMYFVIAIVAFVAFLGFATGIMPARRASKTHALDALRYE from the coding sequence ATGAGTATAATCTCAAAAATAAAAAATAGCCTGCTCGATCGAGCGTATCGACTCTTTGGAAAAGAAAGAGAGGATATTGGTGTGAATATGCAATTTTCCGTCATCACGCTTATCAGCTGGCGCAATATCGCAGCCAACAAGATTCGCTCTTTTCTGACGATCGGCGGAGTGGGCATTGGCATTGGGATCATTACTTTTCTTATCTCTTTGGGTTTTGGAATTCAAGAAATGGTCATTCGCGAGATCACGAAAAATAATCCTTCTAATGTGGTTGAGGTGAGTAATGGTAGCTTGGAAAATCTGATCACGCTTAATGACGAAACGATGGAAAAAATTCGTGCCACCGAGGGCGTAACGCGAGTAGAAAGGGCAGTCAATATCGGCGTGAAATTCTATAGCAACGACACCAAAATCGATTCAGTGCTCTACGGCTACACGCGGGGGTATATGGAAATGGCCAATGTGCGGATCAAAGAAGGGTCGACTAATTTTAGCGATACGGAAGAAAAAGTTTTTGTCACACCAAAGCTGGCGCAACTGATGGGCTATGACAATCCAGCCGATATCATTGGCAAAACTGTTCAATATGAAGTAATCATTTCAGAAGATATTATCAACAAAGACATTGCAAAAAAACAAGAAAAAGAAGACATTGAGATTGCCGGATTGATCAATGATGACAGCAATAAAAATACCTCATTATATGCCGTCACGATGTATGATCACCTCAAGGAAGACTTCGGCTTGACTGGTGGACAGGCGGGAAAAGTTGAAGTAAACATCCAGGCCGATCTTAATTCTATCCGGTCTCGCATCGAACAGATGGGCTTTTCCACGGAAAGCATCAGCGATACAGTGACAGATGTCAATTCTTTTTTCAATGTAATAAAGATTGTGATGGTGGTTTTTGGCACGATCATTATGTCCATTTCCGCCATGGGCATGCTCAATACTTTGAGCGTTTCCCTTCTGCAACGAACCCGCGAAGTGGGGATCTTGAAAGCCCTCGGCGCCAAACGAGCCGATGTGTTCAAAATGTTTATCTTCGAAGCGGCTATCATTAGTTTTTCCGGCGGAATTTTGGGATTTTCAATGGGTTATGGCGCAGCAAAAGGCGCCAATGCCATCTTTAATTATTTCGCCAAACAAAGAGGAGAGGATGTGGTCAACTTCATCTCTGTCCCGATGTATTTTGTAATTGCCATCGTCGCTTTTGTGGCGTTCCTTGGTTTTGCCACGGGCATCATGCCGGCACGTCGCGCTTCCAAGACCCATGCTCTCGATGCTTTGCGTTATGAATAG
- a CDS encoding ABC transporter ATP-binding protein — protein sequence MGEVKIRVENIKKEFRVGENVIPILFGLDFEIMKGEFCLLIGPSGCGKSTLLHSIYGLEPPTEGKIIIDGKDIWSYSKDWRAHFRNKNIGFIPQQAFWIKSLSVIENITIPAVIAGASFHESIPKAAKLIELVGMSKWANHRPYDLSGGQQQRIALARSLLLDPQLIIADEPTGNLDHKAGDELMKLIEDINKQFGLTVVMVTHNPSQYCFGTRIINMEDGKIISNETQAKSCAIEAQAKSCMTK from the coding sequence ATGGGCGAAGTAAAAATTAGAGTGGAGAATATAAAAAAGGAATTTCGGGTTGGTGAAAATGTTATCCCCATTCTTTTTGGTTTGGATTTTGAGATAATGAAGGGAGAGTTTTGTCTGCTCATCGGTCCGTCTGGTTGCGGAAAGTCTACCTTGCTCCATTCGATCTATGGATTGGAACCGCCGACGGAAGGCAAAATTATTATTGATGGCAAAGATATTTGGAGCTATTCCAAAGACTGGCGCGCCCATTTTCGCAATAAAAATATCGGTTTCATTCCTCAGCAAGCTTTTTGGATCAAATCGCTTTCAGTCATTGAAAATATCACTATCCCTGCCGTTATCGCTGGCGCTTCTTTTCACGAATCGATCCCAAAAGCGGCCAAACTGATTGAGCTCGTGGGTATGAGCAAGTGGGCTAATCACCGGCCGTATGATCTTTCCGGAGGGCAACAACAACGTATCGCCCTGGCTCGCTCGCTCTTGCTTGATCCGCAATTGATTATTGCTGATGAACCGACGGGCAATCTTGATCATAAAGCGGGGGATGAATTAATGAAGCTGATTGAAGATATCAACAAACAATTTGGTCTCACGGTTGTGATGGTTACGCACAATCCAAGTCAATATTGTTTCGGAACAAGGATCATCAACATGGAAGATGGAAAAATTATTTCCAATGAAACACAAGCTAAAAGTTGTGCAATTGAAGCACAGGCCAAAAGCTGTATGACAAAATGA
- a CDS encoding CapA family protein, translating into MKQKILICSLAFLVIVVVIGFAFVKPGKSNTEIVNEQKMETASKKAVSLPVADKKEEKSLSFLFAGDAMLDRQIRTVADKKGVGFITEKMARLFLGPDEIVFNLEGPVTENKSVSQNTVPGEKGHMSFTFDQNATKDFLKHTHASSIFLGNNHILNFGKEGLMETESFLKENGVGYFGDIKGKSEPLTKEIAGKKVALVAFNQFFGEDAQSVAAEISALKKANDFVVLYAHWGNEYARTTSTQQKDWAHSFVDAGADLIIGSHPHVVQPIEIYKNKAIFYSLGNFVFDQYFSPETMEGLAVGVSVKGTNLDFYLSPLSLNKDGSTTLAEGQKKDNLLFWLSENSAVSPELKNSLKNGHF; encoded by the coding sequence ATGAAACAAAAAATTCTGATTTGCAGTTTAGCCTTTCTGGTTATTGTGGTCGTGATAGGTTTTGCTTTTGTTAAACCAGGCAAATCAAATACGGAAATAGTTAATGAACAAAAAATGGAAACGGCCTCAAAAAAGGCTGTTTCTTTGCCTGTGGCTGATAAAAAAGAAGAAAAGTCGCTTAGTTTTCTTTTCGCCGGAGACGCGATGCTTGATCGTCAAATCAGAACCGTTGCGGATAAAAAAGGTGTTGGGTTTATCACGGAAAAAATGGCGCGGCTATTTTTGGGACCAGATGAAATAGTTTTTAACCTAGAAGGACCGGTGACGGAAAATAAATCTGTCTCGCAAAATACTGTGCCTGGTGAGAAAGGGCATATGAGTTTTACTTTTGACCAAAATGCGACAAAAGATTTCCTAAAACACACACACGCTAGTTCTATTTTTCTTGGTAATAATCATATTTTAAATTTTGGGAAAGAGGGACTAATGGAGACGGAAAGTTTTTTGAAAGAAAATGGTGTTGGCTATTTTGGCGATATTAAAGGCAAAAGCGAACCGCTTACAAAAGAAATTGCAGGGAAAAAGGTCGCCCTTGTCGCTTTTAATCAGTTTTTCGGAGAAGACGCGCAGAGTGTTGCGGCGGAGATAAGTGCACTCAAAAAGGCCAATGATTTCGTAGTACTTTATGCCCACTGGGGAAATGAATATGCGCGGACTACTAGTACTCAGCAAAAAGATTGGGCGCATAGTTTTGTCGATGCTGGAGCAGATCTGATCATTGGTTCGCATCCGCATGTTGTCCAGCCGATCGAGATTTACAAAAACAAAGCTATCTTTTATTCTCTCGGTAATTTTGTATTTGATCAATATTTTTCGCCTGAAACGATGGAGGGCTTGGCAGTTGGTGTGTCTGTGAAAGGTACTAATTTAGATTTTTATCTTTCTCCGCTCAGTCTGAATAAAGATGGCAGCACGACACTGGCCGAAGGTCAAAAGAAAGACAATTTACTTTTTTGGCTCAGTGAAAATAGTGCTGTTTCTCCGGAGCTGAAAAATAGTCTGAAAAATGGACATTTTTAA
- a CDS encoding LemA family protein, whose product MVGIIVLVVVVVLALGLVGMYNGLIRLKNRVDEAWSDIDVQLKRRYDLIPNLISTVKGYAAHEKEVFEKVTEARTRAMGAGNAQDKAEAENALSGTLKTLFAVSENYPELKANQNFLELQRELTDTEDKIMASRRFYNGNVRDFNTKIEVFPTNILASALNFTKREFFEAAGAEKENVKVEF is encoded by the coding sequence ATGGTGGGAATAATCGTGCTCGTGGTCGTCGTAGTGTTGGCTCTGGGGCTAGTGGGTATGTATAACGGTCTCATTCGCCTGAAAAATCGTGTAGATGAAGCATGGAGTGACATTGATGTCCAACTCAAAAGACGCTATGACTTGATTCCGAATTTGATAAGCACCGTGAAGGGTTATGCGGCGCACGAGAAGGAAGTTTTTGAGAAAGTGACCGAAGCGAGAACTCGAGCGATGGGAGCAGGAAATGCTCAGGACAAGGCTGAGGCGGAAAATGCCCTTTCTGGAACATTGAAAACACTTTTTGCTGTTTCCGAAAATTATCCCGAACTGAAAGCAAACCAAAACTTTTTGGAATTGCAACGAGAGCTGACTGACACAGAAGATAAGATTATGGCGTCCCGAAGATTCTACAACGGCAATGTGCGTGACTTCAATACAAAAATCGAGGTTTTTCCAACCAACATTTTGGCCAGCGCTTTGAATTTTACCAAACGTGAATTTTTCGAAGCCGCCGGAGCGGAGAAGGAGAATGTGAAAGTGGAGTTCTAA
- a CDS encoding UDP-N-acetylmuramoyl-L-alanyl-D-glutamate--2,6-diaminopimelate ligase: MSIKALFPQNLKNSYHLSQAVLANIRYGFPSRKIKVIGITGTNGKTTTSQMIAKILEESGARVAMISTINFKMGEKEWVNKTKFTTVSAYETQKFIAQAVKAKCEYLVLETSSHSLDQSRVWGVKYASAVITNVTREHLDYHATMEEYRRVKLRLFRSVKTAIVNLDMEQPEEFLNCGAKNVYVYTTKNDTAELKDKKIKTVQARNIKLGIDGSEFEIDRHKFKINLPGLFNVENALAAICVGISQKIDLEKIKKALAKITKVVGRMDEVENALGVKIIIDYAVTPDSLEKLGALIIEQKTAKQSLIWVFGSCGDRDKGKRPIMGEIVSNCANYVFVTNEDPYGEDPQIIIDAVFSGVVKNKKLKENQNCWRILDRRLAISSALKLAKPGDIILVTGKGAEEIMQVGKEKIPWNDRRVIEEELKKI; encoded by the coding sequence ATGTCTATCAAAGCGCTTTTTCCCCAAAACCTCAAAAATAGCTACCATCTTTCGCAAGCAGTCTTGGCGAATATTCGCTATGGCTTTCCTTCTCGCAAGATTAAAGTAATCGGCATCACTGGTACAAATGGCAAAACAACTACGAGTCAGATGATTGCGAAAATTCTGGAAGAATCCGGCGCGCGCGTAGCCATGATTTCGACGATTAATTTTAAGATGGGAGAAAAGGAATGGGTGAATAAGACAAAGTTTACGACTGTTTCGGCATATGAGACACAAAAATTTATCGCTCAAGCGGTAAAAGCCAAGTGTGAATATTTAGTTTTGGAAACATCATCACATTCGCTCGATCAGAGCCGGGTTTGGGGGGTGAAATATGCTAGCGCCGTGATTACGAATGTGACGCGCGAGCATTTGGATTACCACGCGACGATGGAAGAATATCGCCGAGTGAAATTGCGATTATTCAGGAGCGTCAAAACAGCGATTGTGAATCTTGATATGGAACAGCCGGAGGAATTTTTGAACTGTGGGGCGAAAAATGTTTATGTTTATACGACAAAAAATGATACGGCGGAGCTGAAAGATAAGAAAATAAAAACTGTCCAAGCCAGAAATATAAAACTGGGGATTGATGGTTCGGAGTTTGAGATTGATAGGCATAAGTTTAAGATAAATCTGCCAGGACTGTTTAATGTGGAAAATGCATTGGCAGCGATATGCGTCGGAATTTCCCAAAAAATTGATCTGGAGAAAATAAAAAAGGCACTGGCGAAAATTACTAAAGTCGTTGGGCGGATGGATGAGGTGGAAAATGCTCTCGGTGTAAAAATTATAATCGACTATGCGGTAACACCGGACAGTTTGGAAAAATTAGGCGCGCTAATTATCGAGCAAAAAACAGCCAAGCAGAGCTTAATTTGGGTGTTTGGTTCCTGTGGAGATCGTGACAAAGGCAAGCGTCCAATAATGGGAGAAATTGTGTCTAATTGCGCGAATTATGTCTTTGTGACTAATGAAGACCCGTATGGAGAAGATCCGCAAATAATCATCGACGCCGTATTTTCTGGCGTGGTGAAAAATAAAAAACTGAAAGAGAATCAGAACTGCTGGAGAATTTTAGACAGAAGGTTGGCCATCTCCAGCGCACTAAAATTAGCCAAGCCCGGCGATATAATTTTAGTCACCGGCAAAGGCGCAGAAGAAATAATGCAAGTGGGGAAAGAAAAAATTCCTTGGAATGATCGGAGGGTGATTGAGGAGGAGTTGAAAAAAATCTGA